The Cystobacter fuscus DSM 2262 sequence CCCAGGTCACGGCCGCGCACGTTGGCCTGGATGACGAGGCGGCGCTGGCCTCCCTCGCGCTGGATGGTGGTGGGACCGGACACCTCCCGGAGCGTGGCCAGCCGTCCCAGTGGCACCCGCTCCCCACTCGGAGCCGTCACGGGCACGGTGGCGAGCCTGGCCGGCTCCTCCCGGTACTCCCGCGCGAGGCGCACCGCGAGGGGGAAGCGCCGCTCGCCCTCGCGCACTTCGCCCACCCGGCGCGTGCCCACGGCCTCCACCACGTCGAGCACCTCCCGGGCGGGAATGCCGTGGCGGGCGATGGCCGCGCGGTCCACCGTCACCTGCAGCACGGGCTGGCCCGTCACCTGCTCCACGGTGACGTCCGCCGCCCCGGGGATGGCTCGCACCACGGCCTCCATCTCCCGCGCCTTGGCCTCGAGCACGTCCAGGTCGTCTCCGAAGAGCTTGATGCCCACGTCGCCGCGCACCCCGGCGATCATCTCGTTGACGCGCATTTCAATCGGCTGGAGGAACGCCATGCGCATGCCGGGCAGGTCCGCCAGCTCCGCCTTCATCTCCGCGACGAGCTCCTCCTGGGTCTCCGCCCGCTTCCACTCCTCCCGAGGCTTCAAGGTGATGAAGACATCGGACAGCTCGATGCCCATGGCGTCCGTGGCGATCTCCGCCGTGCCGGTGCGCGTCCACACGCGCTTCACCTCGTGCGGGAACTTCTCGCGCAGCACCTTCTCGATCCGCCCGCCGTAGCGGATGGACTCGGTGAGGGACACCTCGGCCAGGCGCACGGTGTTGATGACGAGGGTGCCCTCGGAGAGGCGGGGAACGAACTCACTGCCCAGTTGCGTGGCGGCCACGAGGGCCCCCACTCCGAGCAGTCCCGCGCCGGCGAGCACGGTCCGGGGATGGGCGAGGGCCCCATCGAGGACAGGCCGGTAGCCGCGCTCGAGCAGGAGGATCAGCCGTGGCTTGCGCCGTGCCCCCGCCCCCCGCTTCAGCGCGAAGGAGGCCAGCACCGGCATGAGCGTCAGGGACAGGAGGGCCGAGCCGAGCAGGGCGAAGAGGACGGTGAGCGCCATGGGGCGGAAGAGCCTGCCCTCCACGCCCTCCAGGGTGAGCAGGGGCAGGTACACCACGGCGATGATGAGCTCGCCGAAGAGGGTGGGCTTGCGCACCTCGAGGGCGGCATCCCGGATCACCCGCAGCGGCTCATGGTCCGGGGGGGCCTCGGCGAGCCGCCGCTCCGCGTTCTCCACGAGGATGACGGACGAGTCCACCACGAGGCCGAAGTCGATGGCGCCCAGGGACATGAGGGTGCCGGCGATGCCGAAGCTCAGCATCGCGTTGAAGGCGAACAGCAGGGACAGGGGGATGGCCGCCGCCACGATGAGGCCCGCGCGCCAGTGGCCCAGCGCGACGAAGAGGACCGCGATGACGAGCAGGGCGCCCTCGAAGAGGTTGGTGCGCACCGTGCGCAGCACCTGGTCCACCAGCTCGGTGCGCTCGTAGACGGGCTCCACCTGGACGTCTCCGGGGAGGCTCCGCTGCACCTCCTCCAACCGTTGGGCCAATGCCTTCGTCACCGTGTGGGAGTTCTCTCCCACCAGGAGGAAGCCCAGGCCCAGGACGGCCTCGCCCTCGCCGTCCGCCGTGGTGGCGCCCCGGCGGATCTCCCCGCCCACCTCCACGCGGGCCACGTCCCGGATGCGCACCGGTACGCCGTTGCGCGCGGCGATCACCACCTGCTCGATGTCCTCGCCGTCCTCCAGCGCGGCCACTCCGAGCACGAGGCGTGCCCCGCCTCCCCGTTCCACCACGCCGCCGCCCACGTTGGCGTTGTTGGCCTCCAGGGCCCGGTAGACGTCCCCCAGCGAGAGGTTGAACTGTTGGAGGCGCTGGGGCTCCACCACCACGTGCCACTGCTTCTCCTCGCCGCCCCAGGCGTTCACCTCCGCCACGCCCGGCACGCCGCGCAGCCGTGGGGCGATGAGCCAGTCATGAAGCGTGCGCAGCTCGGCGAGGCTCCGCGTCCGGCTCTTCACCAGGTAGTGGAAGATCTCCCCGAGTCCCGTGGCCACGGGCCCCAGGGTGGGCCGCGAGAGGCCCGCGGGGAGTTCGACACGGCCCAGCCGCTCGGCCACCTGCTGCCGGGCGAACCACGGGTCCGTGCCGTCCTCGAACTGGAGGGTGACCTGGGCGAGCCCGAACTTGGAGAGGGAGCGCAGCTCCCGCACGCGGGGCAGTCCGGCCAGGGACTGCTCGATGGGGAGGGTGAGTTGACGCTCCACCTCCACGGGGGTGAGGGCCGGGGCGACGGCATTCACCTGCACCTGGGTGGGGGTGGTGTCCGGAAAGGCGTCCAGGGGCAGCTCCCGGAAGGCGAGCACGCCCGAGACGATGAGGGCCAGCGCCCCCCCGAGGACGACCCCGCGGTGCCGCAGCGACGCGTCGATGAGCCAGGTGAGCATGGCCGCTACCCGCCTCCTTCCTCGCAGCAGCCCGCGCCGATGGAGCCCTTGAGGATCTCCGTCTTGAGGAGGAAGGCGCCCGTGGTGACGACCTCCGCGCCGGGCTCGAGGCCCTTCACCACCTCCACGTGCTCCCGGGTGCCGGCGCCCAGCTCCACGGCGACGGGCTCGTAGAGGCCCTCTCCGGTCTTCACGAAGACGAGGGGGCGCCCCTCGGCGTGCTGGAGGGCGTCGCGGGGCACGAGGAGCGCGTCGTGCGGGGAGGACACCCGTATCCGGGCCCGGACGAAGAGGCCCGCCTTGAGCGCATGGTCCGGGTTGGGCAGCTCCACGCGGGCGCGCACGGTGCGGGTGGCCGGGTCCACCGAGGCACCTACGCGGGTGAGGAAGGCCTCGCGTGTCTCTCCGGGAACGCCCTCGAAGGAGAGGGTGACGGGCTGACCCACGCGCACGGCCAGGGCGTCCGTTTCGGGCACCTCGAGCTGGGCCCAGAGGGTGTCCAGGTCCGCGAGCTGGAGGAGCGTCTGTCCTCCCGCGACGTGCCGGCCGGGCACGGCATCCCGGGCCACCACCGTTCCCGCGAAGGGCGCCTTCAGCGTGAAGAGCCCCTGCTGACTGCCGGTGGAGACGCCCGCGGCTCCCAGGGCCGCCCGAGCCGCCTCGCGCTCACCCTCGGCCGCCGCCAGCTCGGCCTGGGCTTCTTCCAGGGCCTGCCGTGGGCTGATGCCCCGCTCGACGAGGGTCTGCTCCCGGGAGACCGCCGCGAGGGCCGCTCGGACCCGGGCCTGTGCCGCCGAGAGCCGCCCTTGATCCTCGCCGACGGTGGCGGACGTCACCACCGCGAGGGGTTGGCCCGCCTTCACCTCGTCGCCGACATCCACCCGGACTTCCATCACCAGGGCATCGCTCCGGGTCGACAGCCGCGCCAGCCGGTTCTGGTTGAAGTCGAGCTGTCCGAGCACCTCCAGTGTGCGGGCGAAGGGCCGCCGCCGCACGCGCTCCGTCCGGATGCCGGCCTCGCGAGCCGTCTCGGCCGAGGCGAGGCGCACGCGGGTGCCGGGCTCGGGGAAGACGGGCGGTTCGGCGCCCGCGGCCTTCACCTTCTCCGGGTGGCAGTAGGGGCACACGGACTCGGGGTAGCCATGCTCGCGGCAGTAGTCCCCGGCCTCGATGAACTTCGCCACGAGCTCCGGGTGGCACCTGGTGCATTGGGACTCCGGCACCGCGTGCTCCTCGCACCAGTCCCGCGGAGTGGAGGGCCGCGAGGTGAAGGTGAGCTCCGGATGGCATTGCTTGCAGTGGGACTCCGGCAGACCGTGCTCCTCGCACCAGTCGCCCTGGGCCTTGAAGACGTCGATGAACTCCGGGTTGCACTTCGTGCACAGCTCCGCGGGCACGCCGTGCTCACACAGCTTCACCTCCTGGGCCGTGGCGGCGGGCACGGAGGGGGAGCCCGCATCGGCGGGAGGCGGGGAGGACTTCTCCGCCCCGGCGGGCTTGGAGCCGCTCGAGCAGGCCGCCGCTCCCAGGGCGAGCAGGAGCGCCACGAGCCTCGGGCCGATGCGGGGGCGCATCTACTTCACTCCCTTCTGGGCCAGCTCGGGGTGGCAGAGGACGCACTGGGATTCGGGCCGCTCGTGCTCGGCGCACCAGTCGCCCTTGGCCTTGTAGACGGCGGCCAGCTTCGGGTTGCAGCGGGCACAGAGGCTCTTCTGGACGCCGTGCTCGCACGTGGCCTTGCCGCTCTCGGTCTTGGCGGCCTCGGGGGGCTTCTTGTCCTCGGCCAGGGCGGGCAGGGCGGGGGAGACGAGCAGGGACACCACCACGGACAGCGAACGCAAGGAACGCATGGAGGAACTCCGGC is a genomic window containing:
- a CDS encoding efflux RND transporter permease subunit; its protein translation is MLTWLIDASLRHRGVVLGGALALIVSGVLAFRELPLDAFPDTTPTQVQVNAVAPALTPVEVERQLTLPIEQSLAGLPRVRELRSLSKFGLAQVTLQFEDGTDPWFARQQVAERLGRVELPAGLSRPTLGPVATGLGEIFHYLVKSRTRSLAELRTLHDWLIAPRLRGVPGVAEVNAWGGEEKQWHVVVEPQRLQQFNLSLGDVYRALEANNANVGGGVVERGGGARLVLGVAALEDGEDIEQVVIAARNGVPVRIRDVARVEVGGEIRRGATTADGEGEAVLGLGFLLVGENSHTVTKALAQRLEEVQRSLPGDVQVEPVYERTELVDQVLRTVRTNLFEGALLVIAVLFVALGHWRAGLIVAAAIPLSLLFAFNAMLSFGIAGTLMSLGAIDFGLVVDSSVILVENAERRLAEAPPDHEPLRVIRDAALEVRKPTLFGELIIAVVYLPLLTLEGVEGRLFRPMALTVLFALLGSALLSLTLMPVLASFALKRGAGARRKPRLILLLERGYRPVLDGALAHPRTVLAGAGLLGVGALVAATQLGSEFVPRLSEGTLVINTVRLAEVSLTESIRYGGRIEKVLREKFPHEVKRVWTRTGTAEIATDAMGIELSDVFITLKPREEWKRAETQEELVAEMKAELADLPGMRMAFLQPIEMRVNEMIAGVRGDVGIKLFGDDLDVLEAKAREMEAVVRAIPGAADVTVEQVTGQPVLQVTVDRAAIARHGIPAREVLDVVEAVGTRRVGEVREGERRFPLAVRLAREYREEPARLATVPVTAPSGERVPLGRLATLREVSGPTTIQREGGQRRLVIQANVRGRDLGGFVDEVRRTLEEKVELPTGYSVRFGGQFEHLERARARLLIVVPLALALVFTLLYVTYRRVLDALRILASVPFAWVGGVLALLVRGLPFSISAAVGFIALSGVSVLGDMVLVSRVRQLLERGLPLAEALREAALSRLRPVLMTAAVAAIGFLPMALNTGVGAEVQRPLATVVIGGLLSSTVLTLLVLPVLYSVFGAGRARADR
- a CDS encoding efflux RND transporter periplasmic adaptor subunit translates to MRPRIGPRLVALLLALGAAACSSGSKPAGAEKSSPPPADAGSPSVPAATAQEVKLCEHGVPAELCTKCNPEFIDVFKAQGDWCEEHGLPESHCKQCHPELTFTSRPSTPRDWCEEHAVPESQCTRCHPELVAKFIEAGDYCREHGYPESVCPYCHPEKVKAAGAEPPVFPEPGTRVRLASAETAREAGIRTERVRRRPFARTLEVLGQLDFNQNRLARLSTRSDALVMEVRVDVGDEVKAGQPLAVVTSATVGEDQGRLSAAQARVRAALAAVSREQTLVERGISPRQALEEAQAELAAAEGEREAARAALGAAGVSTGSQQGLFTLKAPFAGTVVARDAVPGRHVAGGQTLLQLADLDTLWAQLEVPETDALAVRVGQPVTLSFEGVPGETREAFLTRVGASVDPATRTVRARVELPNPDHALKAGLFVRARIRVSSPHDALLVPRDALQHAEGRPLVFVKTGEGLYEPVAVELGAGTREHVEVVKGLEPGAEVVTTGAFLLKTEILKGSIGAGCCEEGGG